A single Chloracidobacterium sp. DNA region contains:
- a CDS encoding matrixin family metalloprotease: MAIFRKYLVIGFAVLVVAQTAFGEPLGTIPQKKLRWNTETIRIAISRSLVSAANINGADALDAVERGIRVWESRSGIKFDIVLTDGESSSGPGFAGDGVNLITVAPNAENMLIFGRNDLDAAAKTRIFYNRKGSITEADIVLNPTQQFSTDGTYGAFDLESTVTHEVGHLLGLRHSNVVGSIMYPTTARNGSLGIPGILVREIAEVDAANLRELYSQADSSTCCGTVSGRLSATPKGVPGTEIWAEAGDGRVVAETTAVPDGTFKLGGIDAETVSIFARPSGRTTEYSINSIGEIKFGTVEASISKRTKRQNRGFSIVALGLNGLLSDSALRMTPGQTYNVIMGGYKLKADGLNVFATSPYFSIDRSTIRDLEYGDGITAISFDITVNEAAPMGNYSIFAADRTGAIDALVGAMTVTAGNGR; this comes from the coding sequence ATGGCTATCTTTCGCAAATATCTTGTAATCGGCTTTGCCGTACTCGTAGTCGCCCAGACTGCGTTCGGCGAACCGTTGGGAACGATACCGCAAAAGAAATTACGTTGGAACACGGAAACGATCCGGATCGCGATCTCGCGGTCACTCGTCTCGGCTGCCAATATCAACGGTGCCGACGCCCTTGACGCCGTGGAACGCGGTATTCGGGTGTGGGAAAGCCGTTCGGGCATCAAGTTTGACATCGTGCTGACCGACGGAGAGAGCTCAAGTGGGCCGGGTTTTGCGGGTGATGGTGTGAATCTGATCACTGTTGCTCCGAATGCCGAAAATATGCTTATTTTCGGCCGGAATGACCTTGATGCTGCTGCGAAAACACGCATATTTTACAACCGAAAAGGTTCTATCACCGAAGCCGACATCGTACTCAATCCGACACAACAGTTCTCGACCGATGGAACGTACGGGGCATTTGACCTCGAATCGACCGTCACACACGAGGTCGGCCATCTGCTCGGCCTGCGCCATTCTAACGTCGTTGGGTCGATAATGTACCCCACGACGGCAAGGAACGGTTCGCTCGGCATCCCCGGCATTTTGGTTAGAGAGATCGCTGAGGTTGACGCGGCGAATCTGCGTGAACTGTATTCGCAAGCGGACAGCAGCACCTGCTGCGGTACGGTCAGCGGCAGGCTGTCGGCGACGCCGAAGGGCGTGCCAGGGACTGAAATATGGGCGGAGGCCGGGGACGGGCGGGTCGTTGCTGAAACGACAGCCGTGCCGGACGGCACGTTCAAACTGGGCGGGATCGACGCGGAAACTGTCTCGATATTTGCACGGCCGTCAGGGCGAACGACCGAGTACTCGATCAACTCGATCGGCGAGATCAAATTCGGTACGGTCGAAGCATCCATCTCCAAACGGACCAAGCGCCAGAATCGCGGATTTTCGATCGTTGCACTCGGGCTGAACGGATTGCTCAGCGATTCTGCCCTGAGAATGACGCCGGGGCAAACGTACAATGTGATTATGGGTGGATATAAGCTCAAGGCAGACGGCCTGAATGTTTTTGCCACTTCGCCGTACTTTTCCATAGACCGCTCGACCATTCGCGATCTGGAATATGGCGATGGGATCACGGCGATCAGCTTTGATATCACCGTCAATGAGGCCGCTCCGATGGGAAACTATTCGATCTTTGCTGCTGACCGAACAGGAGCGATCGATGCTCTTGTAGGCGCAATGACGGTCACTGCCGGGAATGGGCGATAG
- a CDS encoding SLBB domain-containing protein, which translates to MRSRVNLKHLSRIIAVVGLGLTFASMATVSRAQLSPTPTPTPELVHYGDLIDLDVEGGFEFDWRGRLNPEGFLDGLNTYGDPVYGLCRSESDIAADVVKVYKRLLRDPVVIVRVIDRSNRAVATIDGAIKLPQRFQMRRPARLLELIVLAGGITDDAGGEIRLFRPPNLSCVGSKAPTGNAGVVEVITIADLLSGKSAANPIVNSGDLITVLGTTPIYVIGGVNNPRNIGARTIMTVTRAIAAAGGLAKEADTQNIVIFRRDGGETRSIDVDIDKIAAGTSPDIELRPLDIVEVGQKGSGKRSYPPVLTGTQTKALLTLPLRIVE; encoded by the coding sequence ATGAGATCCCGAGTCAATCTGAAGCATTTGAGCCGGATAATCGCCGTTGTCGGCTTGGGGCTGACCTTTGCATCAATGGCCACCGTCTCGCGGGCACAATTGTCGCCGACGCCGACGCCGACGCCTGAACTGGTCCATTACGGCGATCTGATCGACCTCGACGTCGAAGGCGGTTTCGAATTTGACTGGCGGGGGCGACTAAATCCCGAAGGATTTCTTGACGGACTAAATACATACGGTGATCCGGTTTACGGACTCTGCCGGAGCGAGTCGGACATAGCGGCCGACGTGGTAAAAGTATATAAGCGTTTGCTGCGTGATCCGGTGGTGATCGTACGCGTGATCGATCGGTCGAATCGAGCGGTCGCCACTATCGATGGAGCGATTAAATTGCCGCAGCGATTTCAGATGCGGCGCCCCGCAAGGCTTTTAGAGCTGATCGTGCTGGCCGGTGGAATTACTGACGACGCCGGTGGTGAGATACGTTTATTTCGCCCGCCAAATCTAAGCTGTGTCGGGTCGAAGGCACCTACGGGCAACGCGGGTGTGGTCGAGGTCATCACAATTGCAGATCTTTTAAGTGGAAAATCGGCAGCCAATCCGATCGTTAACAGTGGTGATCTGATCACGGTGCTTGGCACGACTCCGATCTACGTGATCGGCGGTGTCAATAATCCGCGAAACATCGGTGCCCGGACAATAATGACCGTGACGAGGGCGATCGCCGCCGCCGGCGGACTGGCGAAAGAAGCTGACACGCAAAACATCGTCATATTTCGGCGCGACGGTGGCGAAACGCGTTCGATCGACGTCGATATCGACAAGATCGCGGCGGGAACATCGCCTGATATCGAATTGCGGCCACTCGATATTGTGGAAGTCGGCCAAAAAGGGAGCGGAAAGCGCAGTTATCCGCCCGTTCTGACAGGAACACAGACGAAGGCTCTGCTGACCCTGCCGCTCAGGATCGTCGAATAG